One segment of Carya illinoinensis cultivar Pawnee chromosome 13, C.illinoinensisPawnee_v1, whole genome shotgun sequence DNA contains the following:
- the LOC122292940 gene encoding outer envelope protein 39, chloroplastic isoform X2, whose protein sequence is MGAQKSIHAGKAKIDVNVDLTHKLCASLMLTPFRSTGSPLSLVIGSLYIKHPNLFGGSEKLDVSWDKGLYDSNVLVAYRRPRPEWLAQQSFIIQHSISPEIGVHGVPMDNFSRSGSGSVNLSRLSLGLDLNEPASSKWSSATSIKFEHVRPVNDDGRSISRDLDGFPVTCSGNFHDSMVVLRQESRFAKADECSFSRFSLQIEQGIPVLSKWLIFNRFKFVASRGVKLGPAFLLASLTGGSIVGDMAPYQAFAIGGLGSVRGYGEGAVGSGRSCLVANSELTLPFVKQDVGRCYFRGLWN, encoded by the exons ATGGGAGCTCAGAAGAGCATCCATGCTGGCAAAG CCAAGATTGATGTTAATGTCGATCTCACTCACAAGCTATGCGCTTCGTTGATGCTTACTCCTTTCAG GAGCACCGGTAGTCCTTTATCTCTGGTAATTGGGAG TCTTTACATTAAACACCCGAACTTATTTGGTGGAAGCGAGAAGCTTGATGTATCATGGGACAAGGGCCTGTATGATTCAAATGTCTTGGTAGCTTATAGGAGGCCGAGACCTGAATGGCTTGCTCAACAGTCTTTTATTATTCAG CACTCAATTTCACCTGAGATTGGGGTCCATGGTGTTCCCATGGACAATTTCTCCCGTTCAGGCAGTGGGAGTGTGAATTTGTCTCGATTATCACTTGGGTTGGATCTGAATGAGCCAGCAAGTTCCAAATGGAGCAGTGCAACCAGCATAAAATTTGAG CATGTTCGTCCGGTGAATGATGATGGCCGCTCAATAAGCAGAGATCTTGATGGGTTTCCTGTGACTTGCAG TGGCAATTTCCATGACAGTATGGTAGTGTTAAGGCAAGAATCTCGTTTTGCAAAGGCAGATGAATGTAGTTTTTCTCGT TTTAGTCTGCAGATAGAGCAAGGGATTCCGGTTCTATCGAAGTGGCTAATCTTCAACCGGTTTAAATTTGTTGCCTCAAGGGGAGTCAAACTTGGGCCAGCATTTCTTTTAGCAAG CTTGACAGGTGGTTCCATTGTAGGCGACATGGCTCCTTACCAAGCATTTGCAATTGGGGGTCTTGGCAGTGTTCGAGGTTATGGTGAGGGTGCTGTTGGATCTGGAAGATCGTGTCTGGTTGCTAACAGTGAATTGACATTACCATTCGTAA